One genomic window of uncultured delta proteobacterium includes the following:
- a CDS encoding hypothetical protein (Evidence 5 : No homology to any previously reported sequences) produces MQCGVTDPALTQIPLDPATAYIVRNDTLQVIYITRREFDGKKLTMEGIGVEGLLAKRFTIEKDYLPTGENEGKNYVGVVMCDIINDNNPYHWLIADRTKNAAGPSIATYTELTGNVYKYIKMLAKAYDVGIKCVFNESANNVDFIAYDVTGIDVDIPGRTYRLSDELDNASDPEYEYDTSKYYNKARVIGDTFSVVVDQSNGKEVFEYSFKSKSRQKKLTEAEYAMILYGEGEQELAKRGITETFTMKPKPDVNIELGWETVTIGKNINKVTESFCTEIKETWEETYVREHTFGYKADDLDDLVTSLQGEI; encoded by the coding sequence ATGCAATGCGGGGTGACTGATCCCGCGCTGACACAGATACCCCTTGACCCGGCAACAGCCTATATCGTGCGAAATGATACGCTCCAGGTCATTTACATCACACGCCGCGAGTTTGATGGGAAAAAATTGACCATGGAGGGAATAGGCGTTGAGGGTCTTCTCGCCAAGCGTTTCACCATCGAAAAAGACTACCTGCCTACTGGCGAGAACGAAGGGAAAAACTACGTTGGTGTGGTCATGTGCGACATTATTAACGACAACAATCCGTATCACTGGCTGATTGCCGACAGAACAAAAAATGCGGCAGGGCCGTCCATTGCAACCTATACGGAACTTACCGGAAACGTCTACAAGTACATAAAGATGTTGGCAAAAGCCTATGACGTTGGGATCAAATGCGTTTTCAATGAGAGCGCAAATAATGTCGATTTCATAGCTTATGACGTGACCGGAATTGACGTGGACATCCCAGGCCGCACATATCGCCTTTCGGATGAACTTGATAACGCCAGTGACCCGGAATACGAATACGATACCTCAAAATATTATAACAAGGCCCGCGTGATAGGGGATACCTTTTCTGTCGTGGTCGATCAGAGCAACGGGAAAGAGGTTTTTGAATACTCGTTTAAGTCTAAATCACGTCAAAAGAAGCTCACCGAAGCAGAATACGCCATGATCCTTTACGGCGAAGGCGAACAAGAGCTTGCCAAGCGGGGAATAACCGAAACGTTTACCATGAAGCCCAAGCCGGACGTCAATATAGAACTTGGGTGGGAAACCGTGACTATAGGGAAAAACATAAATAAGGTCACGGAGTCATTTTGTACTGAAATAAAAGAGACGTGGGAAGAAACATACGTGAGAGAACACACATTCGGCTACAAGGCTGACGATCTCGATGATCTTGTCACAAGCTTACAGGGAGAAATTTAG
- a CDS encoding hypothetical protein (Evidence 5 : No homology to any previously reported sequences): protein MADYTGLTNKLGNAIGIPFSSFSTEEQGIIDLAFAADDLTRQNDMFWLDGIRQDSANWADGDGAVRWSNGFNVYVRPFRGAVNGTIVYAPQIALTFDQESISERVDSVIIRRDYAARTVNVMILKGTSGSTEPPVLTRNAYAVYDYELARVHVVNTIGALAQTDITDMRTVLVADFGIRPTSADAGKSISIGQVGQLIIDGPKLDTRAYAEDAQSRDIVQGRIAANGTILSSRNIAGGGRTAAGLYTFAIAPGIITDESKCTLSYSIITTIASIMMITAFSKTSISFRTAQWDSTTADREFSFAIKQGV, encoded by the coding sequence ATGGCTGATTATACCGGACTTACAAACAAACTTGGGAATGCGATAGGGATTCCGTTTTCGTCATTTTCGACGGAAGAGCAGGGGATAATTGACCTTGCCTTCGCTGCCGACGACCTCACTCGCCAAAACGATATGTTCTGGCTCGACGGCATCCGGCAGGATTCCGCGAATTGGGCTGACGGTGATGGTGCGGTACGGTGGTCAAACGGTTTTAACGTGTATGTTCGCCCATTCCGTGGCGCCGTAAACGGAACCATCGTGTATGCTCCGCAAATAGCACTGACCTTTGACCAGGAATCCATATCTGAACGCGTTGACTCAGTTATAATCCGCCGTGATTATGCCGCAAGAACCGTGAATGTAATGATCTTAAAAGGAACATCAGGGAGCACGGAGCCGCCTGTGCTGACGCGTAACGCCTATGCTGTTTATGATTATGAGCTTGCGCGAGTGCATGTTGTTAATACTATTGGTGCGTTGGCGCAAACAGATATTACCGATATGCGGACAGTCCTTGTTGCTGATTTTGGGATAAGGCCGACATCAGCTGATGCTGGAAAATCTATATCCATTGGGCAGGTCGGACAGTTAATTATTGATGGCCCCAAGCTGGATACGAGAGCGTATGCGGAGGATGCACAATCTCGTGACATAGTTCAGGGGCGGATCGCGGCAAACGGAACAATTCTTTCAAGTAGAAACATTGCCGGTGGTGGTAGAACAGCTGCAGGTCTTTACACCTTTGCTATAGCACCCGGAATAATTACTGATGAATCAAAATGCACTCTTAGCTATAGCATTATAACTACTATTGCATCAATTATGATGATTACAGCTTTTTCAAAAACATCAATATCTTTTAGGACAGCTCAATGGGATAGCACGACTGCGGATAGGGAATTTAGTTTTGCAATAAAGCAGGGGGTATAA
- a CDS encoding conserved hypothetical protein (Evidence 4 : Homologs of previously reported genes of unknown function), whose protein sequence is MPIAIIDKQTNKLSAPIYHEGWKNEKTKYTAAEVATGLGLAPGTWREITDAEAAELMQPTLEEAHAAKLAEVMTSYSAAFSPIESVYPKEERETWPSQLEEAISVLGGSTAETPMLSGLIAQRGLDESLQEFAQKVMVNNLIYRKLAGDITGQQQRMYREVNELKTVEEVQAYKVAYVMPEGLGYGG, encoded by the coding sequence ATGCCTATAGCAATCATAGACAAACAAACCAACAAACTTTCCGCTCCTATCTATCATGAGGGCTGGAAAAACGAAAAAACAAAATATACTGCTGCCGAGGTTGCAACCGGGCTCGGTCTCGCGCCCGGCACATGGCGCGAAATAACCGACGCCGAAGCCGCCGAACTGATGCAGCCGACCCTTGAGGAAGCCCACGCGGCCAAACTCGCAGAAGTCATGACCTCCTACAGCGCGGCCTTCTCGCCCATCGAATCCGTGTATCCCAAGGAAGAGCGCGAGACGTGGCCGAGCCAGCTTGAGGAAGCAATATCCGTACTGGGAGGCTCTACAGCGGAAACACCGATGCTTTCCGGCCTGATCGCACAGAGGGGGTTGGACGAGAGCCTTCAAGAATTTGCACAGAAGGTTATGGTGAATAACTTGATATACAGAAAGCTGGCCGGTGATATCACCGGCCAGCAGCAGCGCATGTACCGCGAGGTGAACGAGTTGAAGACCGTGGAAGAGGTACAAGCGTACAAGGTGGCATATGTGATGCCGGAAGGGTTGGGGTATGGTGGGTAA
- a CDS encoding O-acetylhomoserine (thiol)-lyase translates to MTHINTTCVQGGYAPKNGEPRQVPIIQSTTFKYDSSAAMAKLFDLEEAGYFYSRLQNPTTDNVAAKIAQMEGGTAAMLTGSGQAATFLSLFNICPCGGHVVCMAEIYGGTYNLLSVTMKQMGIEATFVRNNCSDEELAKAIRPNTKAVFGETISNPTSVVLDIERVAKVAHAHGIPLIVDNTFATPVNCRPFEWGADIVTHSTTKYMDGHGATVGGVIVDSGKFDWMAHADKFPGLTRPDESYHGLVYAERFGLEGAYITKATAHLMRDLGCVQSPVNAFILSQGLESLHVRMQRHCENGLAVAAYLKAHPRISFVRYCSLPGDACYDLARKYLPNGSCGVVSFGVKGGREAAETFMNALTRCNIATHVSDARTCILHPASSTHRQLSDEQLAAAGVAPEFVRLSVGIEYADDIIADLDQGLARL, encoded by the coding sequence ATGACACACATCAACACCACTTGCGTTCAGGGCGGGTATGCGCCGAAAAACGGGGAACCCCGGCAGGTGCCCATTATCCAGAGCACCACGTTCAAATATGATTCCAGCGCTGCCATGGCTAAACTGTTCGACCTTGAGGAGGCCGGGTATTTTTATTCCCGCCTGCAAAACCCCACGACCGACAACGTGGCCGCCAAAATCGCCCAGATGGAAGGAGGCACCGCCGCCATGCTGACCGGCTCCGGGCAGGCCGCGACCTTCCTTTCCCTCTTCAATATCTGCCCCTGCGGCGGCCACGTCGTCTGCATGGCGGAAATATACGGCGGCACCTACAACCTTTTGTCCGTGACCATGAAGCAGATGGGCATCGAGGCCACGTTCGTGCGCAACAACTGCTCCGACGAGGAGCTGGCCAAAGCCATCAGGCCCAATACCAAAGCCGTTTTCGGGGAGACCATCTCCAACCCCACCTCGGTCGTCCTGGATATCGAGCGGGTCGCCAAGGTCGCGCATGCGCACGGCATCCCCCTCATCGTGGACAATACCTTTGCCACGCCGGTCAATTGCAGGCCTTTTGAATGGGGCGCGGACATCGTGACCCATTCGACGACGAAATATATGGACGGGCACGGCGCGACGGTCGGCGGCGTTATCGTGGACAGCGGCAAGTTTGACTGGATGGCGCACGCGGATAAATTCCCCGGACTCACCCGGCCGGACGAAAGCTATCACGGCCTGGTATACGCAGAGCGCTTCGGTCTGGAAGGCGCCTATATCACCAAGGCCACGGCGCACCTCATGCGGGATCTGGGCTGCGTGCAGTCGCCCGTGAACGCCTTTATCCTCAGCCAAGGGCTTGAAAGCCTGCACGTGCGCATGCAGCGCCATTGTGAAAACGGCCTTGCCGTTGCCGCGTACCTTAAGGCTCATCCCCGGATATCCTTTGTGCGGTACTGCTCTTTGCCGGGTGACGCTTGTTACGATCTGGCCCGGAAGTACCTGCCTAACGGGTCCTGCGGCGTCGTCAGCTTCGGGGTCAAGGGCGGCAGGGAGGCGGCGGAGACGTTCATGAACGCGTTGACGCGCTGCAATATCGCAACCCATGTCAGCGATGCGCGCACGTGCATCCTGCACCCGGCTTCCAGCACGCACCGGCAACTCTCGGACGAGCAACTGGCCGCGGCGGGGGTGGCGCCGGAATTTGTGCGGCTTTCCGTGGGCATCGAGTACGCGGATGACATTATTGCCGACCTGGACCAGGGATTGGCAAGATTATAA
- a CDS encoding putative Transport-associated protein (Evidence 3 : Function proposed based on presence of conserved amino acid motif, structural feature or limited homology): MRHISLFARAALVAMILVAAPSFAGAASSSDAALANAVSDKLMEGKNDFDATSIIVTSEDGVIHLRGSVQKRGEIQRMEEVAKRVPGVKSVESQIDVAQDAGGK; this comes from the coding sequence ATGAGACACATTTCACTTTTTGCACGCGCGGCTCTGGTGGCAATGATCCTGGTTGCGGCCCCGTCCTTTGCAGGCGCGGCCTCGTCGTCCGACGCCGCGTTGGCCAACGCCGTGTCTGACAAACTGATGGAAGGCAAAAACGACTTTGACGCCACGAGCATCATCGTGACTTCCGAAGACGGCGTGATCCATCTGCGCGGTTCGGTGCAGAAGAGAGGCGAAATCCAGCGCATGGAAGAAGTTGCCAAAAGAGTGCCCGGCGTCAAGAGCGTTGAGTCGCAGATTGATGTAGCCCAGGACGCCGGAGGAAAGTAA
- a CDS encoding exported hypothetical protein (Evidence 5 : No homology to any previously reported sequences) — MKRIIAFTSAALAAMVLIATPYAANAASSSDDALAKAVSEKLMEGKNDFDATSVIVTAEDGVVLLRGDMPGDREAVGRMGYTAERVPGVKRVEMQIDVIEE; from the coding sequence ATGAAACGTATTATCGCATTCACAAGCGCGGCCCTGGCCGCAATGGTTTTGATCGCAACCCCGTATGCGGCGAACGCCGCCTCGTCCTCCGACGACGCTCTGGCCAAAGCCGTGTCTGAAAAGTTGATGGAAGGGAAAAACGACTTTGACGCCACGAGCGTCATTGTGACGGCCGAGGACGGCGTGGTGCTCCTGCGCGGCGACATGCCCGGGGACAGAGAGGCCGTCGGCCGTATGGGGTATACCGCCGAGAGAGTTCCCGGCGTCAAGCGCGTCGAAATGCAAATCGACGTCATCGAAGAATAG
- a CDS encoding exported hypothetical protein (Evidence 5 : No homology to any previously reported sequences) produces MENTVATLFSRFRKTHRNVNSGGFFVMARQGVLVFLPGFPLFSRLPFFPAPERTARPAPCIRASARISGRAETRWQAGKSQR; encoded by the coding sequence GTGGAGAACACGGTAGCCACCCTGTTTTCCCGCTTTAGAAAAACCCACCGGAACGTCAACTCCGGCGGGTTTTTTGTTATGGCGCGGCAGGGGGTTCTCGTTTTTCTGCCGGGGTTTCCGTTGTTTTCCCGCTTGCCGTTTTTTCCTGCTCCAGAACGGACTGCAAGGCCTGCCCCGTGCATCCGCGCATCTGCCCGTATTTCGGGGAGGGCAGAAACCAGATGGCAAGCAGGCAAATCGCAACGATAA
- a CDS encoding hypothetical protein (Evidence 5 : No homology to any previously reported sequences), translated as MSLFIGLIIIVAICLLAIWFLPSPKYGQMRGCTGQALQSVLEQEKTASGKTTETPAEKREPPAAP; from the coding sequence ATGTCTCTTTTTATCGGTCTTATAATTATCGTTGCGATTTGCCTGCTTGCCATCTGGTTTCTGCCCTCCCCGAAATACGGGCAGATGCGCGGATGCACGGGGCAGGCCTTGCAGTCCGTTCTGGAGCAGGAAAAAACGGCAAGCGGGAAAACAACGGAAACCCCGGCAGAAAAACGAGAACCCCCTGCCGCGCCATAA
- a CDS encoding Diguanylate cyclase (fragment): MRVGVGYSENPETAAAGRQAVLSAQEQAGRNDPCDMVMLFATARHDAVILRQAVADIVGEAVPVVGGGAIGAITNDAYGYAGDQIVLALLWLEGSRCDIVTEGGLTGSEAEVGRRLGRALASRGVTKDSQVLLFYDAIDRTQGGMRMVMATYLLAAMEESLGFLPDLNGAGMQGDYLCTPTRQWLGDKVGEHSALALVFSGAVRVDSIIMHGCRPATAYYTVTKADRQTILEINGEPALLFMEKLLGEAVPPEKYPFFFILGVNRGEKWGEFDANNYASRLCLAIDKERNGIVMFEPDMVTGTEFQIMYRSLNLDYMAPEMERLFSSLKDREPVFALYIDCGGRAAGFGGTDMEDAVVVQNAVAGRVPLLGMYTGVEIAAVQGRPRSLDWTGVFCLFSVPK, encoded by the coding sequence ATGCGTGTAGGCGTTGGCTATAGTGAAAATCCGGAAACAGCGGCGGCCGGGCGCCAAGCGGTATTGAGCGCGCAGGAGCAGGCGGGGCGGAATGATCCGTGCGACATGGTCATGCTCTTTGCAACAGCCCGGCATGACGCCGTGATCCTGCGGCAGGCCGTTGCGGATATCGTCGGCGAGGCCGTGCCCGTCGTCGGCGGGGGCGCTATCGGCGCCATCACCAACGACGCTTACGGATACGCGGGCGACCAGATCGTGCTGGCTCTTCTCTGGCTGGAAGGTTCCCGCTGCGATATCGTTACCGAAGGCGGCCTCACCGGCAGTGAGGCGGAGGTTGGCCGCCGCCTGGGACGGGCCCTGGCCTCGCGGGGGGTGACGAAGGATTCCCAGGTCCTGTTATTTTATGATGCCATCGACCGCACCCAGGGGGGCATGCGGATGGTCATGGCAACCTACCTCCTCGCGGCGATGGAAGAAAGCCTCGGTTTCCTGCCGGATCTGAACGGCGCGGGCATGCAGGGCGACTATCTGTGCACGCCCACCCGCCAGTGGCTGGGCGACAAGGTCGGGGAGCATTCCGCGCTGGCCCTTGTCTTCAGCGGGGCCGTCCGCGTCGATTCGATCATCATGCACGGTTGCCGCCCCGCGACCGCGTACTACACGGTGACCAAAGCCGACAGGCAGACAATCCTCGAAATAAACGGCGAACCCGCGTTGCTCTTCATGGAGAAGCTGCTGGGAGAAGCCGTTCCGCCGGAAAAATATCCTTTTTTTTTTATTTTGGGCGTCAACAGAGGCGAAAAATGGGGCGAATTTGACGCGAACAACTACGCCAGCCGTCTGTGCCTTGCCATTGACAAGGAAAGGAACGGCATCGTCATGTTTGAGCCGGACATGGTCACGGGAACGGAGTTCCAGATCATGTACCGCAGCCTGAATCTCGATTACATGGCCCCTGAGATGGAACGCCTTTTCAGTTCCCTCAAAGACCGCGAGCCGGTTTTCGCCCTGTACATCGACTGCGGCGGGCGGGCAGCGGGGTTTGGCGGGACGGATATGGAAGACGCTGTCGTCGTTCAGAACGCCGTCGCGGGCAGGGTTCCGCTTCTGGGTATGTATACCGGAGTGGAAATAGCGGCCGTGCAAGGGCGGCCGCGGAGTCTTGATTGGACGGGCGTGTTCTGCCTGTTTAGTGTGCCGAAATGA
- a CDS encoding putative Histidine kinase (Evidence 3 : Function proposed based on presence of conserved amino acid motif, structural feature or limited homology; Product type pe : putative enzyme), with the protein MKDETTVCPPSGELEELRREVAYLRRLSGQTIAKMLQLDAESISIRHELEQKRRGFKLMAELAGSLGKHVDHTSLFVAVSRRLNAALGMQRTAVLTPGPDGLFNPAVLQGYSPEEEAALAVCSLELPPEFLRPDLPVLITGVDGADRFASLRETLGLPFLIASPVFLQNVPVAVLITGRLLEQQPYMPPLGRSDVETVQTVASHLATLLAARLLVEDEQRTKIMLDAMPHCCNFWDENHNNIDCNEAAARLFELGSKVEYLERFNELSPEYQPCGRLSAELAAERIHEAFTEGYCRFEWMHQKLNGEPVPAEITLVRVRWGKGFIVVGYTRDLREQRAMQTAVERTQRELLKARDVAEKSARAKSEFLANMSHEIRTPMNAVLGMTYLLGRTDLTEKQRGYLNQTEHSANLLLRVINDILDFSKLDAGKMHLETVEFSLRKLMRNVHDIVRAEADAKSLHLYSNIDDAAVDALIGDPSRLEQVLLNFTSNAIKFTPSRGKVSVRVRQQSLSPDRAELQFTVQDTGIGMTPEQVANLFLPFSQVDTSSTRRYGGTGLGLAVSRCLVELMGGAISCSSHEGEGSSFTFVLTLPLANKAKSADDGSGETGDDAGSLRGMRVLLAEDNEINQMIAQELLAAKGVVVGTVATGQEALNVLAEESFDLVLMDIQMPEMDGLTATMCIRTNPLHKDLPIIAMTAHAMSGDRETSLKSGMNDHLTKPIDPELLYAALRRWDMRSRA; encoded by the coding sequence ATGAAAGACGAGACCACCGTATGTCCCCCTTCCGGGGAACTGGAAGAATTGCGCCGCGAGGTCGCGTACCTGCGCCGTTTGTCCGGGCAGACCATCGCCAAAATGTTGCAGCTTGACGCCGAGTCCATCAGCATCCGCCACGAGCTTGAGCAAAAACGGCGGGGTTTCAAATTGATGGCGGAACTCGCCGGTTCGCTGGGGAAACACGTTGACCACACCAGTTTGTTCGTCGCCGTCAGCCGCCGCCTGAACGCCGCCCTCGGCATGCAGCGCACCGCCGTGCTGACGCCCGGACCGGACGGCCTGTTCAATCCGGCGGTGCTGCAAGGCTATTCCCCGGAGGAGGAAGCGGCTCTCGCCGTTTGCAGCCTGGAATTGCCCCCCGAATTTTTACGGCCGGACCTTCCGGTATTGATTACCGGCGTGGACGGTGCCGACCGCTTTGCTTCGTTGCGGGAAACGCTCGGGCTGCCGTTCCTGATCGCCTCCCCGGTTTTTCTGCAAAACGTTCCGGTCGCCGTTCTTATCACCGGTCGCCTTTTGGAACAGCAGCCGTACATGCCTCCGTTGGGGCGGAGCGATGTGGAAACGGTGCAGACGGTCGCCTCGCACCTGGCGACGTTGCTTGCCGCGCGGCTGCTGGTCGAAGACGAGCAGCGGACAAAGATCATGCTGGATGCCATGCCGCACTGCTGCAATTTTTGGGATGAAAACCACAATAATATCGATTGCAACGAAGCCGCCGCCCGGTTGTTCGAACTTGGCAGCAAGGTGGAGTATCTGGAGCGGTTCAATGAACTGTCGCCGGAATATCAGCCCTGCGGCCGCCTTTCCGCCGAGCTTGCCGCGGAAAGAATCCATGAGGCTTTTACCGAAGGGTACTGCCGCTTCGAGTGGATGCACCAAAAGCTGAACGGGGAGCCCGTTCCCGCGGAAATTACGCTTGTCCGGGTCCGGTGGGGCAAAGGGTTCATTGTCGTGGGCTACACCCGCGACCTGCGGGAGCAGAGGGCCATGCAGACCGCCGTGGAGAGAACGCAGCGCGAGCTGCTCAAGGCCCGCGACGTGGCGGAAAAGAGCGCCAGGGCAAAGAGCGAATTTCTGGCTAATATGAGCCATGAGATCCGCACGCCCATGAATGCCGTACTCGGCATGACCTATCTGCTCGGGCGGACGGATCTTACGGAAAAACAGCGGGGATATCTGAACCAGACCGAACATTCGGCGAATCTTCTTTTACGCGTCATCAACGATATTTTAGATTTTTCCAAACTCGACGCCGGGAAAATGCACCTTGAAACGGTGGAGTTTTCCCTGCGCAAACTGATGCGGAACGTGCATGATATCGTGCGGGCGGAGGCGGACGCGAAGTCCCTTCACCTGTACTCCAATATTGATGACGCGGCGGTGGACGCCTTGATCGGGGACCCGTCGCGGCTGGAGCAGGTACTGCTCAACTTTACCAGTAATGCCATCAAGTTCACGCCTTCTCGCGGGAAGGTGTCCGTCAGGGTCCGGCAGCAATCGCTGTCGCCTGACAGGGCGGAATTGCAGTTTACGGTGCAGGATACCGGGATAGGAATGACGCCGGAACAGGTTGCGAATCTTTTTTTGCCCTTCAGCCAGGTCGATACCTCGTCAACCCGGCGGTACGGCGGGACCGGGCTCGGCCTTGCGGTCAGCCGGTGCCTGGTCGAGCTTATGGGCGGCGCAATTTCGTGCTCCAGCCATGAGGGCGAGGGCAGTTCCTTTACCTTTGTTCTCACGTTGCCGTTGGCGAACAAGGCAAAATCCGCCGATGACGGTTCCGGGGAAACGGGAGATGATGCCGGTTCCCTGCGCGGCATGCGCGTGCTGCTGGCCGAGGACAATGAGATCAACCAGATGATAGCCCAGGAGCTTCTGGCGGCCAAAGGCGTCGTTGTGGGCACCGTCGCGACCGGGCAGGAAGCGCTGAACGTTCTGGCCGAAGAGAGTTTCGACCTGGTCCTTATGGATATTCAGATGCCTGAAATGGACGGGCTGACGGCCACCATGTGCATACGGACGAACCCCTTGCACAAGGATCTGCCGATAATCGCCATGACCGCGCACGCCATGAGCGGCGACCGGGAAACCAGCCTGAAAAGCGGTATGAATGACCATCTGACAAAGCCCATAGATCCGGAATTGCTGTACGCCGCTTTGCGGCGGTGGGATATGCGTTCCCGGGCTTGA
- a CDS encoding hypothetical protein (Evidence 5 : No homology to any previously reported sequences), with protein sequence MENAPHINEAVANIVKALRKKSRFTQEQLAGFAKTSRSQIAQLEAGTRGVTLHSLYWLAESFNTPFIDFLKMIAEERRRLSKH encoded by the coding sequence ATGGAAAACGCACCCCATATAAATGAAGCCGTCGCCAACATCGTCAAAGCACTGCGGAAAAAGTCACGATTCACGCAAGAGCAGCTTGCGGGCTTTGCAAAAACCTCGCGATCGCAAATAGCGCAACTTGAAGCCGGTACGCGCGGGGTGACGTTGCACTCCCTCTATTGGCTCGCCGAAAGTTTCAACACGCCATTCATCGACTTTCTCAAGATGATAGCAGAAGAACGGCGCAGACTGAGCAAGCACTGA
- a CDS encoding putative DNA-binding protein (Evidence 3 : Function proposed based on presence of conserved amino acid motif, structural feature or limited homology): MTTMSDPSNSFERQMRRVYAITGARTQVELAALLDIKQSTIANSKKRRNVPDRWLIRLLCRLNVNPDWILTGKGTRYLAVASDAGVGDALGVLRNFPTRALVEELLRRIDTLERDRKILESLGR; encoded by the coding sequence ATGACCACCATGTCCGATCCCAGCAATAGTTTTGAAAGACAAATGCGGCGAGTCTACGCGATAACGGGCGCCAGGACACAAGTCGAATTGGCGGCCCTGCTTGATATTAAGCAATCCACAATCGCGAATTCAAAAAAGCGGCGTAACGTTCCGGACCGTTGGCTGATACGCCTGCTTTGCCGGCTGAACGTGAACCCGGACTGGATACTGACCGGCAAAGGCACGCGCTATTTGGCCGTCGCGAGCGATGCCGGTGTTGGGGATGCGCTGGGAGTCCTCCGCAATTTCCCCACCAGAGCGCTTGTTGAGGAGCTCCTGCGAAGAATTGACACACTGGAACGGGACAGAAAGATATTAGAAAGTTTGGGGAGATAG